The following are from one region of the bacterium genome:
- a CDS encoding tetratricopeptide repeat protein, producing MQINKRLMWVNLILIILLSSGCVALPHKPTPKTPQEIARALEQENFDLATAYHKAGMLEEALYFSKEVLKLNPQHQQAQELRDKILDELKKEKTPPTPEEPKQEPLPSLKEIQPLPAKEISPLKEKEAIAEIEELPEKEVKLEIKKVPAQKPPPAVPELPFFEFAKELRTKKLYADAITELSNILNDYPNTPLKEKIDFELANNYFDQAQYDKASNLFSQIMAQKKDLQYDAQLMLAKCYEKTGDQEKAKIEYLRLIKRLNILTVPKIEEVSKEVTALKSILDKTTPLPQKKEDLEAEAHLGVGNVYRARKEYRQALVEYDNTIKKSPKSPVSADAAFYIADIYDNVIELRDYEQAVNAYTRVISDYPDSKWIDRAKERKKYLIDNYL from the coding sequence ATGCAAATAAACAAAAGGTTAATGTGGGTTAATCTTATTTTAATAATCTTGTTATCCAGTGGCTGTGTCGCACTACCTCATAAGCCTACTCCTAAAACCCCACAAGAGATAGCCAGAGCATTAGAACAAGAGAATTTTGACCTGGCTACGGCATACCACAAGGCCGGGATGTTGGAAGAAGCATTATATTTCTCTAAGGAGGTATTGAAGTTAAATCCACAACATCAACAGGCTCAGGAACTTCGAGATAAGATATTAGATGAATTAAAAAAGGAGAAAACACCACCCACACCTGAAGAACCAAAACAAGAACCTTTACCCTCTTTAAAAGAGATTCAGCCGCTTCCTGCTAAAGAAATATCGCCTCTAAAAGAAAAAGAGGCTATTGCTGAAATTGAGGAATTACCTGAAAAGGAAGTAAAGTTAGAGATAAAAAAAGTGCCGGCACAAAAACCTCCGCCGGCGGTGCCCGAGTTACCTTTTTTTGAATTTGCTAAAGAATTACGCACAAAAAAGTTATATGCGGATGCTATTACAGAACTCTCAAATATATTAAACGATTATCCAAATACTCCTTTAAAAGAAAAGATAGATTTTGAATTAGCCAATAATTATTTTGACCAGGCTCAATACGATAAGGCGTCAAATCTTTTCTCTCAAATTATGGCACAAAAAAAAGACCTTCAATATGATGCTCAATTAATGCTTGCAAAATGTTATGAAAAAACAGGAGACCAGGAAAAAGCAAAGATAGAATATCTAAGATTGATTAAGCGTTTAAATATTCTTACAGTTCCTAAAATAGAAGAAGTAAGTAAAGAAGTTACGGCATTAAAATCTATTTTAGACAAAACTACACCGCTTCCTCAAAAAAAGGAAGATTTAGAAGCAGAAGCTCATCTTGGTGTCGGGAATGTGTATCGTGCAAGAAAGGAATATCGCCAGGCATTAGTCGAATATGATAATACGATAAAAAAATCTCCAAAATCTCCGGTCTCGGCAGATGCGGCTTTTTATATTGCGGATATTTATGATAATGTCATAGAACTCAGGGATTATGAGCAGGCAGTAAATGCCTACACTCGAGTCATATCGGACTATCCAGACAGCAAATGGATAGATAGAGCTAAAGAGCGGAAAAAATATTTGATAGATAATTATCTATAG
- a CDS encoding SPOR domain-containing protein has product MKKKTGAQEHTIIISTILGSILVFVLGFFLGRAWVLMPQEKMTKVKKTTPVVSEQKEEEFEDTLSQLREQKRMIEELEKQETQKIEEGKRKKESELRLAQLREKKKQEQQEKELAKKEEKEKLLADQKEKERLAKLAQEKELVRKKEEEQKRRLQEELKRKQEVEKKALEAKQKAIKEQKPQPPVEEKETPSSPSQEEFTIQLQSSQNRQRVEELLTELRNRGYLAYAIQVDLKEKGIWYRIRLGKYNSREEALNEAEKLKNKGVISSYLITKR; this is encoded by the coding sequence ATGAAGAAAAAAACAGGTGCACAAGAACATACTATTATTATCAGCACAATATTAGGCAGTATCCTCGTGTTTGTGCTGGGGTTCTTTTTGGGACGAGCCTGGGTATTGATGCCACAGGAGAAAATGACTAAAGTTAAAAAAACTACTCCTGTGGTCAGTGAGCAAAAAGAGGAGGAATTTGAAGATACCCTATCCCAACTTCGAGAACAAAAAAGAATGATTGAAGAATTGGAAAAACAAGAAACCCAAAAAATTGAAGAGGGAAAACGAAAAAAGGAATCGGAATTGAGGTTAGCTCAATTAAGAGAAAAAAAGAAACAAGAACAACAAGAAAAAGAGTTAGCTAAAAAGGAAGAGAAAGAAAAACTGCTTGCGGACCAAAAAGAAAAAGAAAGATTAGCCAAACTTGCACAGGAAAAAGAATTAGTTAGGAAAAAAGAGGAAGAACAAAAACGCAGATTACAGGAAGAACTAAAAAGAAAACAAGAGGTTGAAAAGAAGGCACTTGAGGCTAAACAAAAAGCAATTAAGGAACAAAAACCACAACCACCAGTTGAAGAAAAAGAAACTCCTTCTTCTCCTTCTCAAGAGGAATTTACAATTCAACTGCAATCCTCACAAAATAGACAACGGGTTGAAGAATTACTCACAGAATTAAGAAATAGAGGCTATTTAGCCTATGCCATCCAGGTTGACCTCAAAGAAAAAGGCATCTGGTATCGAATTAGACTTGGGAAATACAATAGCCGTGAAGAGGCGTTGAACGAAGCGGAGAAATTAAAAAATAAAGGCGTCATCAGTAGCTACTTGATTACTAAGAGGTAA
- a CDS encoding LptF/LptG family permease gives MKIIHRYILREHIFPFFFGMCLFTFIFFLSEIFKSSELIITKQIPGILIIELFLCYIPATFNISLPIALLMTTTITWGKLKAENEITAMWASGISLISSIIWMIISGILFSLITLIIAETLLPWTNFTIEKIQSELLLQQPSSYLEEKRFIKIGQRELFIDKLDKEKQQLKGIYICEYGGELGVPKEAIFAKMAIYSKTNKGVILRLQDGVIHHVDDKDPSKYHVLAFDVHTVNLAANENKINQNLPKSIEAMTIVELKEEIKRYKELNLNLQPLLIELGKHIAMPFGCLAFILIGVPLGLMVKHKEKSIGFGTCILIVFIYYLLLKLNENLAEKGLLMPLLAMWIPNIILGMMGMIFLIRLFRKA, from the coding sequence ATGAAGATCATTCATCGCTACATTTTAAGAGAGCATATCTTCCCTTTTTTCTTTGGGATGTGTCTTTTTACATTCATTTTTTTCTTGAGCGAGATATTCAAATCAAGTGAATTGATAATTACAAAACAAATTCCTGGAATTTTGATTATTGAACTTTTCTTATGCTATATCCCGGCTACCTTTAATATTTCTCTCCCAATCGCTCTTCTTATGACAACAACAATTACCTGGGGAAAACTTAAAGCAGAAAATGAGATTACGGCTATGTGGGCAAGTGGCATAAGCCTCATTTCTTCAATTATCTGGATGATTATCTCCGGAATACTTTTTAGCCTCATTACATTAATTATTGCAGAGACTTTATTACCCTGGACTAATTTCACAATTGAAAAAATTCAATCAGAGTTACTTCTGCAACAGCCATCCAGCTACCTTGAGGAAAAAAGATTTATTAAAATTGGGCAAAGGGAACTTTTTATTGATAAGTTAGATAAAGAAAAACAACAGTTGAAAGGTATTTACATCTGCGAATATGGTGGTGAGTTAGGTGTGCCTAAAGAAGCTATCTTCGCTAAAATGGCGATATACTCAAAAACTAACAAAGGGGTAATCTTAAGATTGCAAGATGGAGTTATTCATCATGTTGATGATAAAGACCCTTCTAAATATCATGTATTAGCCTTTGATGTTCATACAGTTAATTTAGCCGCAAATGAGAATAAAATAAACCAAAATCTCCCCAAGAGTATTGAGGCAATGACCATCGTGGAATTAAAAGAAGAGATAAAAAGATACAAAGAATTAAACTTAAATCTCCAACCTTTACTCATTGAATTGGGTAAACATATCGCCATGCCATTTGGCTGTTTGGCATTTATCCTTATTGGAGTTCCATTAGGTCTAATGGTTAAACATAAAGAGAAATCAATTGGATTTGGCACATGTATTTTAATTGTCTTTATCTATTATCTTCTGCTAAAACTAAATGAAAATTTAGCAGAAAAAGGATTACTTATGCCTCTTTTAGCGATGTGGATACCTAACATTATTCTCGGTATGATGGGAATGATTTTCTTAATTCGGTTATTCCGGAAGGCATAG